The Mauremys reevesii isolate NIE-2019 linkage group 13, ASM1616193v1, whole genome shotgun sequence genome contains a region encoding:
- the LOC120381065 gene encoding mast cell protease 1A-like isoform X1 — protein MNLFPPPGEIIGGREAKPHSRPYMAYLNIRREDKSVRCGGFLVSENFVLTAAHCNGEDITVLLGAHNVSRDEETQQRVSVQRKIPHPRYNSRSRENDLMLLQLVEPANLTDAVDTIPLPQAGQAVEPGYTCSVAGWGRTSLKTKTNVLHEVELEVMSNKTCQNRRHYRPMMMMCVGDPNQDKASFLGDSGGPLVCDEVAHGIVSFGKKNGSPPRVFTRVSTYIPWIETKMRGLSSPGPHVERLGPLH, from the exons ATGAATCTGTTCCCCCCACCAGGTGAGATCATTGGGGGCCGGGAAGCCAAGCCCCACTCCAGACCCTACATGGCCTATCTGAATATACGACGTGAAGACAAGAGTGTTCGCTGTGGAGGGTTCCTGGTGTCGGAGAACTTCGTGCTGACGGCTGCTCACTGCAATGGAGA GGACATCACCGTGCTCCTCGGAGCTCACAACGTCAGTCGTGATGAGGAGACTCAACAACGAgtctctgtgcagcgcaagatcCCCCACCCTAGATACAACAGCAGGAGCCGTGAGAATGACCTGATGCTCCTACAG cttgtGGAGCCGGCAAACTTGACTGATGCCGTGGACACCATTCCGCTGCCCCAGGCTGGCCAAGCCGTGGAGCCAGGGTACACGTGCAGCGTGGCAGGATGGGGCAGGACCAGCCTGAAGACAAAAACAAATGTTCTCCATGAGGTGGAGTTAGAGGTGATGTCAAATAAGACCTGCCAAAACCGACGCCACTACAGGCCCATGATGATGATGTGTGTTGGGGACCCCAACCAGGACAAGGCCTCATTCTTG GGCGACTCCGGGGGCCCCCTGGTGTGCGATGAGGTGGCCCACGGCATCGTCTCCTTCGGCAAGAAGAACGGGAGCCCCCCGAGGGTGTTCACCAGGGTCTCCACGTACATCCCCTGGATCGAGACAAAAATGAGGGGTCTCAGCAGCCCTGGGCCCCATGTTGAAAGGCTGGGGCCCCTACACTGA
- the LOC120381065 gene encoding cathepsin G-like isoform X2 — protein MAYLNIRREDKSVRCGGFLVSENFVLTAAHCNGEDITVLLGAHNVSRDEETQQRVSVQRKIPHPRYNSRSRENDLMLLQLVEPANLTDAVDTIPLPQAGQAVEPGYTCSVAGWGRTSLKTKTNVLHEVELEVMSNKTCQNRRHYRPMMMMCVGDPNQDKASFLGDSGGPLVCDEVAHGIVSFGKKNGSPPRVFTRVSTYIPWIETKMRGLSSPGPHVERLGPLH, from the exons ATGGCCTATCTGAATATACGACGTGAAGACAAGAGTGTTCGCTGTGGAGGGTTCCTGGTGTCGGAGAACTTCGTGCTGACGGCTGCTCACTGCAATGGAGA GGACATCACCGTGCTCCTCGGAGCTCACAACGTCAGTCGTGATGAGGAGACTCAACAACGAgtctctgtgcagcgcaagatcCCCCACCCTAGATACAACAGCAGGAGCCGTGAGAATGACCTGATGCTCCTACAG cttgtGGAGCCGGCAAACTTGACTGATGCCGTGGACACCATTCCGCTGCCCCAGGCTGGCCAAGCCGTGGAGCCAGGGTACACGTGCAGCGTGGCAGGATGGGGCAGGACCAGCCTGAAGACAAAAACAAATGTTCTCCATGAGGTGGAGTTAGAGGTGATGTCAAATAAGACCTGCCAAAACCGACGCCACTACAGGCCCATGATGATGATGTGTGTTGGGGACCCCAACCAGGACAAGGCCTCATTCTTG GGCGACTCCGGGGGCCCCCTGGTGTGCGATGAGGTGGCCCACGGCATCGTCTCCTTCGGCAAGAAGAACGGGAGCCCCCCGAGGGTGTTCACCAGGGTCTCCACGTACATCCCCTGGATCGAGACAAAAATGAGGGGTCTCAGCAGCCCTGGGCCCCATGTTGAAAGGCTGGGGCCCCTACACTGA
- the LOC120381068 gene encoding mast cell protease 1-like encodes MQAVEISRGSNIFVYLGVQDFMKPGQNWQRIRAHRWVQHPDFNNEYFHNDIMLLKGDSGGPLVCEGLIQGIISNGDVDRRPPSIYMRISKFIPWINETLQKLN; translated from the exons atgcaagcagtggaaatttccaggggcag CAACATCTTTGTCTACCTGGGAGTCCAAGACTTCATGAAGCCAGGACAGAATTGGCAACGGATCCGGGCCCATCGCTGGGTCCAGCACCCTGACTTCAACAATGAATATTTTCACAATGACATCATGCTGCTGAAG GGTGATTCCGGCGGGCCCCTGGTGTGCGAAGGGCTGATCCAGGGAATCATCTCCAATGGAGATGTGGACAGGCGCCCCCCCAGCATTTACATGAGAATCTCCAAATTCATCCCCTGGATCAACGAAACTCTGCAGAAGCTGAACTAA